Proteins from a genomic interval of Candidatus Bathyarchaeota archaeon:
- a CDS encoding nucleoside phosphorylase: protein MHKTEISEGRQYHIRCKPGDLAKYLLVPGDPERVPKIVKYWDSASEVSSHREFRAFTGTYKGVPISALSSGIGPACMSIVVNEARLVGVETFIRVGSCGAIQDFIECGDLVILTAAVRLDRTSECYIPVEYPAVANYDVVQALIQACEELGYRYHVGIGCTTCDFYAGQQRPTFQHSQNSNLIETLRKANVLIFEMEAATLFVLASLYRLRSGAICAVYANRIKDEFKPGAGEENCIKAANEAVKILNERDITNVQ from the coding sequence ATGCATAAAACAGAAATTTCTGAAGGCAGGCAGTACCATATCAGATGTAAGCCCGGCGACTTGGCAAAATACCTGCTTGTTCCCGGAGACCCGGAAAGAGTTCCTAAAATTGTCAAGTACTGGGATTCCGCCTCTGAAGTTTCTTCTCATCGGGAATTTAGGGCTTTTACTGGCACTTACAAGGGAGTTCCGATTTCAGCTTTGTCAAGCGGCATTGGCCCAGCTTGTATGAGCATAGTTGTCAATGAGGCTAGACTCGTTGGAGTTGAAACCTTTATTAGGGTTGGAAGCTGCGGGGCAATTCAAGACTTCATTGAATGCGGAGACCTAGTTATTTTAACCGCTGCCGTTCGCCTGGACAGAACAAGCGAATGCTACATTCCAGTAGAGTATCCAGCAGTAGCCAACTATGATGTTGTACAAGCCCTAATTCAAGCATGCGAGGAACTAGGCTACCGCTATCATGTAGGAATAGGCTGCACAACATGCGACTTCTACGCTGGACAACAAAGACCAACCTTCCAACACTCACAAAATTCAAACTTGATAGAAACACTGAGAAAAGCAAACGTCCTCATATTCGAAATGGAAGCAGCAACCCTCTTCGTATTAGCAAGTCTATACAGACTAAGAAGCGGAGCAATATGCGCAGTCTACGCAAACCGCATAAAAGACGAATTCAAACCAGGAGCAGGCGAAGAAAACTGCATAAAAGCAGCAAACGAAGCAGTAAAAATCCTTAACGAACGAGACATAACAAACGTTCAATAA
- a CDS encoding phosphate uptake regulator PhoU yields the protein MELRKIQRTKTGTFFVCLPKDWAEKNGLERGSVVAISETSDGRLIINPKYSAERVLREITLKPSPYLDREITGKYLLGYDVIKVESKERIMPEDREKVKRAASRLVGLEIVEEDYSKIVLQCLLEPSSFPPEKVLRREYAIAASMHRDAVTALLDDDKRLAKNVVARDDEVNRLYFLLVRILRTVIQNPSLGEKLGILPINCLDYRITSSLVESIGDQSAQLARDVIEYKGNKPSKEHAELIMQLHSAVYDSHETAVKALFLHDVSLAESVRNMQSKIKDLREKIQRKIRQEKIAQYLFSAISHLTRIYENSVDIADLVIPRLSA from the coding sequence ATGGAACTTAGAAAGATACAACGAACGAAGACCGGAACTTTCTTTGTTTGTTTGCCTAAAGACTGGGCTGAGAAGAACGGTTTAGAAAGGGGCTCTGTTGTGGCTATTTCGGAAACTTCTGATGGGCGGCTTATTATAAATCCGAAGTATTCAGCCGAGAGGGTTTTAAGGGAGATTACACTTAAGCCGAGTCCCTACTTGGATAGGGAGATAACTGGTAAGTATCTGCTTGGATACGACGTAATCAAAGTTGAATCTAAAGAGCGTATAATGCCTGAAGACCGAGAAAAGGTTAAACGTGCAGCCAGCCGTCTAGTCGGCCTAGAAATAGTTGAGGAAGATTATTCTAAAATTGTTTTACAATGTCTGCTTGAACCTTCATCCTTCCCACCTGAGAAAGTTTTGCGTCGTGAATATGCAATTGCTGCAAGCATGCACAGAGATGCCGTAACCGCCTTGCTAGATGACGATAAGCGTCTTGCAAAAAACGTTGTCGCAAGAGACGACGAAGTTAACCGTCTCTACTTCCTTCTCGTACGTATCCTGCGGACAGTCATTCAGAATCCAAGCCTAGGAGAAAAACTCGGGATACTTCCAATAAACTGTCTGGACTATAGAATTACAAGTTCACTTGTGGAATCCATCGGCGACCAGTCAGCCCAGTTAGCCCGGGACGTTATTGAATATAAAGGTAATAAACCATCAAAGGAACATGCCGAACTAATTATGCAACTGCATTCAGCTGTCTATGACTCCCATGAAACAGCGGTTAAGGCACTTTTCCTTCACGACGTTTCCTTGGCAGAGTCGGTTAGGAACATGCAAAGCAAGATTAAAGATTTACGTGAAAAAATACAGCGAAAAATAAGGCAAGAAAAAATTGCTCAATACTTGTTTTCTGCAATTTCACATTTAACACGAATATACGAAAACAGCGTTGACATAGCAGACCTAGTAATTCCAAGACTTTCAGCCTAA
- a CDS encoding DUF429 domain-containing protein, with translation MNGKIIIGIDLSASELKPTGWAKIENRTVKAIQLYTDEEIVETTVKYNPTIVAIDAPLTFPKKGIMRKADREMYRLGYPVFPPLFRTMQKLTARAVKLSEILRMKGLEVIEVHPTSSRKALSMPTKDWRKIQALFKHIGLRGEHERRKLTRHEIDAVTAALTGWLHLHGKTMLVGEPTEGCIVVPIKNDWRKLKFESR, from the coding sequence TTGAACGGAAAAATCATAATAGGTATAGACTTATCAGCAAGCGAACTGAAGCCCACTGGATGGGCAAAAATAGAGAACAGAACTGTAAAGGCCATACAATTATATACAGATGAAGAAATTGTCGAAACAACAGTCAAATACAACCCTACAATTGTAGCAATAGATGCCCCATTAACTTTTCCAAAGAAAGGAATTATGCGAAAAGCAGACAGGGAAATGTATAGACTTGGATACCCAGTTTTTCCACCCCTTTTCAGAACAATGCAAAAATTAACTGCAAGAGCGGTGAAACTTTCTGAAATTTTAAGGATGAAAGGCTTAGAAGTAATTGAGGTGCATCCTACATCTTCACGTAAGGCTTTATCTATGCCAACCAAGGACTGGAGAAAAATTCAAGCGTTGTTTAAGCATATAGGTTTAAGGGGAGAACACGAAAGACGCAAGTTGACAAGGCATGAAATAGATGCAGTGACAGCAGCCCTTACTGGATGGCTACACTTGCATGGAAAAACAATGCTTGTAGGAGAACCAACCGAAGGATGCATAGTAGTTCCAATAAAAAACGATTGGAGAAAACTGAAATTTGAGTCTAGATGA
- a CDS encoding DNA-directed DNA polymerase II small subunit: MSLDENLRKAVSFTVSAGYQLDKEAFDFLSSISKTTDPIEFMEKVIKKAQSLSEKPVFLNREFLEKIAEETLIVKEADSSIISQAKRMFKPLAKEITPDIKIIEDPTEKISATGSMEEYLRHFRDRFSKLEKILRQRIDVRDAVSIRDAYKASVNAKLKIIGMVTEKRESKKRILLRLEDLEAAVTVLVPSNVSRETLERARSILLDQVICVSVRKARNNLLIAEDIIWPDIPKRKPRTATEPVYAALISDLHVGSKTFMRKEFNNFLLWLNGKYGNSKLTEIAGKVKYLVIAGDIVDGIGVYPQQVKELAIKDISKQYELASEYFEQIPDYIEVIVIPGNHDASRKALPQPAIPKEYAEAIYEKRKIYSLGDPATVRLHGVEVLIYHGRSLDDVIVNSPNANFDNPQKAMKLLLQCRHLAPTYGERTPIAPEPRDFLVIERVPDIFHAGHVHVLGYENYRGTLIINSGAWQRQTAYQKKMGLKPTPGIAPIVNLQSLEVISISFS, encoded by the coding sequence TTGAGTCTAGATGAGAACCTACGAAAAGCCGTTTCATTCACAGTTTCCGCAGGCTACCAACTAGACAAAGAAGCCTTCGACTTTCTAAGTTCAATATCAAAAACAACAGACCCCATAGAATTCATGGAAAAAGTAATTAAAAAGGCACAGAGCCTATCTGAAAAACCAGTTTTCCTAAATAGAGAATTCCTTGAAAAAATAGCTGAAGAAACCCTCATAGTTAAAGAAGCGGACTCTTCGATTATTTCCCAAGCAAAAAGGATGTTTAAGCCTCTTGCAAAGGAAATAACCCCTGACATAAAGATAATAGAGGATCCAACTGAAAAAATTTCGGCAACTGGTTCTATGGAGGAGTATCTGAGGCATTTCCGCGACAGATTTAGTAAATTGGAGAAAATTTTAAGGCAGAGAATAGACGTGAGAGACGCCGTTTCAATAAGGGACGCCTACAAGGCGAGTGTAAACGCTAAACTTAAGATTATCGGCATGGTCACGGAGAAGAGGGAATCGAAAAAGAGAATTCTGCTTAGACTTGAAGATTTAGAGGCTGCTGTAACCGTTCTGGTCCCCAGCAATGTTTCAAGAGAAACTCTGGAAAGGGCCCGTTCAATACTTTTAGACCAAGTTATTTGTGTTTCTGTAAGGAAGGCAAGAAACAATCTGCTAATTGCCGAAGACATTATTTGGCCGGATATTCCCAAAAGAAAGCCGAGAACCGCCACAGAACCAGTATATGCAGCGTTAATTTCAGACTTACATGTTGGAAGTAAAACGTTCATGCGTAAAGAATTCAACAATTTCCTTCTCTGGCTTAACGGCAAATACGGAAACTCAAAACTAACGGAAATAGCTGGCAAAGTGAAGTATTTGGTTATTGCCGGCGACATAGTTGACGGAATAGGAGTTTATCCGCAACAGGTCAAGGAACTTGCAATAAAAGACATTTCCAAACAGTATGAACTGGCTTCAGAATACTTTGAACAGATTCCAGACTACATTGAAGTTATAGTTATTCCGGGAAATCACGATGCTTCAAGGAAGGCTTTACCCCAGCCGGCTATTCCAAAAGAGTATGCTGAAGCAATCTATGAGAAGAGGAAAATATATTCGTTGGGAGACCCCGCCACAGTTAGGCTTCACGGAGTTGAAGTACTAATTTACCATGGGCGAAGCCTAGATGATGTTATTGTTAATTCTCCAAACGCCAACTTTGATAATCCCCAAAAAGCCATGAAGCTTCTCCTTCAGTGTAGACACCTAGCTCCCACATATGGCGAAAGAACCCCCATTGCCCCTGAACCCCGCGACTTTCTAGTAATAGAAAGGGTTCCAGACATTTTCCATGCTGGACATGTCCATGTCTTGGGATATGAAAACTACCGTGGAACCTTAATAATTAATTCTGGCGCCTGGCAAAGGCAAACAGCCTATCAGAAAAAAATGGGACTTAAGCCTACGCCTGGCATTGCTCCCATAGTCAACTTGCAAAGTTTGGAAGTAATTAGCATTTCATTTTCCTAG
- a CDS encoding DUF99 family protein — protein sequence MIVGLEDGSFTEETPTTILVAVLMKDGIWIEDVKIEEITVDGLDATQKALQMLKEWKFQAVMLAGISFAGFNLIDPTKIVEEFKKPVIIVTRSKPNNLAVKRALMEHFEDWKIRWRIFEKLGPVYQFRPLRNEPPIYTEVLGAEPEWAEKIIRACSFSCRVPEPVRAARIIARGLTAP from the coding sequence ATGATAGTAGGGCTTGAAGACGGATCCTTCACGGAAGAAACACCAACAACGATTTTAGTTGCGGTCTTAATGAAAGATGGCATTTGGATAGAAGACGTAAAAATTGAAGAGATAACTGTCGACGGCCTAGACGCAACTCAAAAAGCCCTACAAATGCTAAAAGAATGGAAATTTCAAGCCGTAATGTTAGCTGGAATATCATTTGCAGGATTCAACCTAATTGATCCGACAAAAATAGTTGAAGAATTCAAAAAGCCAGTTATAATAGTTACAAGATCTAAACCAAACAATTTGGCTGTTAAAAGAGCTTTAATGGAACATTTTGAAGACTGGAAAATTAGATGGCGAATATTCGAGAAGCTTGGGCCCGTTTACCAGTTTAGGCCTTTAAGGAATGAACCTCCAATATATACTGAAGTTTTAGGGGCGGAACCAGAGTGGGCTGAAAAAATAATTAGGGCATGCAGCTTTTCATGTAGAGTTCCCGAACCGGTCCGAGCTGCGAGGATTATAGCAAGAGGCCTTACTGCCCCTTAG
- a CDS encoding ORC1-type DNA replication protein, with translation MGEGRDVLDSLFEQFLNYAGVFKDREVLRHDYVPVHLPHRENEIKRVGEVVAPALKECRCSNLFIYGKPGTGKTAVTKYVLKRVQEKAKELDAPVIVSYINCRYVGTEYRVFYYLCSSIGIKVPFTGLALGEIFDRFKSGIDLRKNLLIVVLDEIDALVKAKGDSLLYELTRINETLTRSKVSLIGISNDLRFKEWLDPRVLSSLSEEEIVFRPYNASELRDILAERAKLAFHDGVLTDGALSLCSALAAAEHGDARRALDLLRVAAEIAEREGAKQITEEHVRLAEKRIEHNRVFEAIKNMPLHSKLVLCSVYLLSKARVNYAITGDIYEVYRELCNETGISPLTQRRVSTLISELDAMGLLNSRVVSMGRYGRTKKIRLGIGRTVIKEVFQNDERLGSLISYVPKCLPKHDSRA, from the coding sequence ATGGGAGAAGGTCGAGACGTCCTAGACTCTCTGTTTGAGCAGTTCCTGAATTATGCAGGTGTATTTAAGGATAGAGAAGTCCTCCGGCATGATTATGTCCCGGTGCATCTGCCCCATAGGGAAAATGAAATTAAACGTGTGGGGGAAGTTGTTGCCCCTGCGCTAAAGGAATGTAGATGCTCAAACCTTTTCATTTACGGCAAACCTGGAACCGGGAAGACAGCCGTGACGAAGTATGTTTTGAAACGTGTTCAGGAAAAGGCTAAGGAACTTGACGCCCCAGTCATCGTCTCCTACATAAATTGCAGGTATGTGGGAACAGAGTATAGGGTATTCTATTATCTTTGCAGTAGCATAGGAATCAAGGTTCCCTTCACGGGACTTGCCCTAGGCGAAATTTTCGACCGATTCAAAAGTGGAATTGACCTAAGAAAGAACCTTCTAATAGTTGTATTAGACGAAATTGACGCCTTAGTAAAAGCAAAGGGGGATTCTCTCCTTTATGAACTTACAAGGATAAATGAAACTTTAACGAGAAGTAAAGTTTCCCTTATTGGAATTTCAAATGACCTAAGATTTAAAGAGTGGTTGGACCCGAGGGTTCTAAGTTCTTTAAGCGAGGAAGAAATTGTCTTTAGGCCCTATAACGCTTCTGAGTTGAGGGATATACTTGCTGAAAGAGCTAAGCTGGCTTTTCATGACGGTGTGTTAACTGATGGGGCCCTAAGTCTATGCTCTGCTTTGGCTGCAGCTGAACATGGTGATGCTAGGCGAGCTTTAGATTTGCTCCGAGTTGCAGCTGAGATAGCTGAAAGAGAAGGGGCAAAACAAATAACGGAAGAACATGTTAGACTGGCCGAAAAGAGAATAGAACACAACAGAGTTTTCGAAGCTATTAAAAATATGCCCCTTCACTCAAAACTTGTACTTTGCAGTGTCTACCTCCTTTCTAAGGCTAGGGTTAACTACGCCATAACCGGCGACATATACGAAGTTTACCGCGAACTTTGCAATGAAACCGGAATTTCTCCATTAACTCAGCGTCGTGTAAGCACATTAATCAGCGAACTTGACGCTATGGGGCTACTTAACTCCCGTGTTGTAAGTATGGGACGATATGGCCGAACAAAGAAGATTCGTCTAGGAATAGGCCGCACTGTTATTAAAGAGGTTTTCCAAAATGATGAAAGGCTTGGAAGCCTGATAAGTTATGTGCCCAAATGCCTTCCCAAACATGATAGTAGGGCTTGA
- a CDS encoding DNA double-strand break repair nuclease NurA, with the protein MSKDPAKDLVDIINVLKKYIEDGWLPSALQLREEPKLLETPDESKIKPLKKVKADNTKFLAVDCSTRTLKRSHNWGIYIFRTAYALVQNREVKWGYEEKPQIIIGDYRRRAHTLRWFRLEFESEAALKVINSLSEDDYLLLDGASYFGEKKGFYISLYEECKERGIKLLAISKQSPILHDNKGRDLNATIYLMASYPLWIYHPVKKANKNEQLYGDISLVKLCDSSPRVFRCDIMDYLTENNEPAEIVSPLTAISEDPRCLGYPIALWLAHDFSGISNSKLLYYHDQLEKLLKETGIFERVRREELSCNFPDELHGVRYPFEKELIEYV; encoded by the coding sequence ATGAGTAAAGATCCAGCGAAGGACTTAGTCGACATAATTAATGTGCTTAAAAAGTACATTGAAGATGGATGGCTCCCTTCAGCTTTACAGTTAAGGGAAGAACCAAAATTGCTTGAAACTCCAGATGAATCCAAGATAAAGCCTCTGAAGAAAGTTAAGGCGGATAACACCAAATTCTTGGCAGTTGACTGTTCTACAAGAACTTTGAAGAGGTCTCATAACTGGGGAATATACATTTTCCGAACTGCGTATGCCTTGGTTCAAAATCGTGAAGTTAAATGGGGCTATGAGGAGAAGCCTCAAATCATAATTGGAGATTACAGAAGGAGAGCTCATACGTTAAGATGGTTTAGATTAGAGTTCGAAAGTGAGGCGGCGCTTAAAGTTATTAACTCCCTGTCTGAAGACGACTACCTTCTCCTGGACGGAGCCAGCTACTTCGGGGAAAAGAAAGGTTTCTACATATCCCTATACGAAGAATGCAAGGAAAGGGGCATCAAGCTGTTGGCTATAAGTAAACAGTCGCCAATTCTCCATGATAATAAGGGAAGAGACCTAAATGCAACAATCTATCTGATGGCAAGTTATCCCTTATGGATTTATCATCCAGTTAAAAAGGCAAACAAAAACGAACAGTTATACGGCGATATTTCGCTAGTAAAACTCTGCGACAGTAGCCCCAGAGTTTTCCGCTGCGACATAATGGATTACTTAACAGAAAACAATGAACCAGCAGAAATAGTTTCGCCTCTAACAGCAATCTCGGAAGACCCCAGATGCTTAGGATACCCAATTGCCTTGTGGCTTGCCCACGATTTTTCAGGAATCTCCAACTCGAAACTGCTTTATTATCATGACCAACTCGAAAAGTTACTGAAGGAAACGGGGATTTTTGAAAGGGTTCGAAGGGAAGAACTTTCATGCAATTTCCCGGACGAACTGCATGGAGTTAGGTATCCCTTTGAAAAGGAGCTGATAGAATATGTCTGA
- a CDS encoding ATP-binding protein, with protein sequence MSEQTHIGSVMEVTGDKVRFFLDKGSSLSFGQIVRINSTDRIFYARVVNSESGSTLRTDEQLREAEGKEAFGPYSSYRCVEAILFLEKQKGRVRSPTFNPSYMDKVYTATEEDCSILKLDGPLKIGHLRSGEKILGSVGIDIEAIPRMMGMFGMTGSGKTNCELVLNAQIIDHSPKTVGLIFDFAGQLLDGRGIHPQRGLRDHPLFHTKVRYYSAREGKLKIGLNSLTPGKLQIIFPELGFPQSRLAQSLYSKLGESWIVDAVETYTQEGYSGIKKLAGYGHKGVIDALMLKLSNLAMSEEIFPASSYSFVDEVIRNISQGITCLIDISGLSSEQQQSVTCLTAAMVAFYYKRMWEQNYKEWEKLPTLLITLEEAHEFLDPTKPKTIFSDIALTYRKYRVGLNAVTPRPSRINFDVFAELWTKVIMKTELRRDRSYLTENTPYLEYSDTEIKMLDVGEALLISEPRIRFAVPIKVMHYPEYLEEREKVDYALPESESLSELENRLKRLKTTEESLF encoded by the coding sequence ATGTCTGAGCAAACACATATAGGTTCAGTTATGGAAGTTACAGGTGATAAAGTAAGGTTTTTCTTAGACAAAGGTTCTTCACTTTCTTTCGGTCAAATAGTGCGCATAAACTCAACTGATAGAATATTCTATGCGAGGGTAGTCAATTCAGAAAGCGGATCCACACTTAGGACCGATGAACAGTTAAGGGAAGCAGAAGGGAAAGAAGCTTTCGGGCCCTACTCGTCTTACCGATGTGTTGAAGCAATTCTTTTCTTGGAGAAACAGAAAGGGCGAGTTAGGTCTCCAACTTTTAATCCAAGCTACATGGATAAAGTCTACACAGCAACCGAAGAAGACTGCTCAATTCTAAAATTGGATGGACCATTAAAAATCGGGCATCTTCGTTCGGGAGAAAAAATTCTAGGCTCTGTAGGAATAGACATCGAAGCCATTCCGAGGATGATGGGAATGTTCGGCATGACAGGCTCCGGAAAAACCAACTGCGAACTAGTTTTGAACGCCCAAATAATAGATCACAGTCCCAAAACCGTAGGGCTAATCTTTGACTTTGCCGGGCAACTACTTGATGGAAGAGGAATTCATCCACAAAGGGGACTAAGGGACCACCCACTCTTTCACACGAAGGTTAGATATTACTCCGCTAGAGAAGGGAAACTCAAGATAGGCCTAAACTCCCTTACTCCCGGAAAACTTCAGATAATATTTCCTGAACTTGGCTTCCCTCAATCTAGACTTGCTCAAAGTCTTTACAGTAAATTAGGCGAAAGCTGGATAGTTGACGCTGTGGAAACTTACACGCAGGAAGGATATAGCGGCATAAAAAAGCTGGCTGGATACGGCCACAAGGGAGTTATTGACGCTCTAATGCTGAAACTTTCAAACTTGGCAATGTCTGAAGAAATTTTTCCAGCCTCAAGCTACAGTTTTGTAGACGAGGTTATTAGGAACATCAGCCAGGGAATAACTTGTCTCATAGACATTTCAGGTCTAAGCTCGGAACAGCAGCAAAGTGTAACATGTCTCACGGCCGCTATGGTCGCTTTCTACTATAAACGAATGTGGGAACAAAACTACAAAGAATGGGAGAAACTGCCAACTCTGCTGATAACCCTTGAAGAAGCCCACGAATTCCTTGACCCCACAAAACCGAAAACAATATTCTCGGATATAGCCCTAACCTACCGAAAATACCGGGTGGGTTTAAACGCTGTTACACCTAGGCCGTCCAGAATTAACTTTGACGTCTTCGCTGAACTATGGACAAAAGTCATCATGAAAACTGAACTTCGGAGGGACAGAAGCTATCTAACGGAAAACACACCTTACCTGGAGTACAGCGACACTGAAATAAAAATGCTGGATGTCGGTGAAGCGCTTCTAATTTCGGAGCCAAGGATAAGGTTTGCGGTTCCAATAAAAGTTATGCATTACCCAGAATACCTAGAGGAGAGAGAAAAAGTTGATTATGCCCTTCCAGAATCAGAATCTTTAAGCGAACTTGAAAACAGACTTAAACGCTTAAAAACTACAGAAGAATCCCTATTCTGA
- a CDS encoding MarR family transcriptional regulator codes for MREVKEKYVEAKEVVGDIVVSFNRQLNRHEEVLDSIKRRAEVSYLKSNSLEGKVSELEGKIEKLAAKLKGFRQLGDKLDEKVEKLAESYKKIEEKLVELENLEYQLSTESEDLTSVTPIPIKRDKVLSRLTETELAVLKILADEGPKTAPQIRSRINLSREHTARLMKKLYEQGYLERNTSKIPYSYRIKEEMLSLLKKRKTSE; via the coding sequence TTGCGTGAGGTTAAAGAGAAATATGTTGAGGCAAAGGAAGTTGTAGGTGACATTGTTGTCAGTTTTAATAGGCAATTAAATCGACATGAAGAAGTTTTAGATTCTATCAAACGTAGGGCTGAAGTCAGTTATCTTAAGAGTAACAGTTTAGAGGGAAAAGTAAGCGAGTTAGAAGGAAAAATCGAAAAGTTAGCAGCAAAATTAAAGGGGTTCCGTCAACTTGGAGATAAACTGGACGAAAAAGTTGAAAAATTAGCTGAAAGTTACAAGAAAATCGAGGAAAAACTTGTTGAACTTGAAAATTTAGAGTATCAGCTTTCCACTGAAAGTGAAGATCTAACTTCGGTAACGCCTATTCCCATAAAAAGGGATAAAGTGTTGTCTAGACTTACAGAAACTGAACTTGCAGTTTTGAAGATACTCGCAGACGAGGGGCCGAAAACTGCTCCTCAGATTAGGAGTAGAATAAATCTTTCAAGGGAGCATACAGCGAGGCTTATGAAGAAACTTTACGAGCAGGGATATTTAGAGAGGAATACTTCTAAAATTCCCTACTCATACAGGATAAAGGAGGAAATGCTTAGCCTTTTGAAGAAAAGGAAAACTTCAGAATAG
- a CDS encoding pyridoxal phosphate-dependent aminotransferase, producing the protein MLEQKLRKAKRVEKLKISEIRRFFAAARLYPDAINLGIGEPDFTSPKNVIKAAEKAMEEGKTHYTPTNGIPELLEAIAEKTRGDYNLNYNPETEILVTAGAVEAVFLALMATINPGDEVLIPDPGFVVYQPIVELAEGVPVSIPLREENGFRFNADTVRSLITEKSRVLLLNSPHNPTGSVLSYEDLSSIAKLAVEHDLIVISDEVYEKITYDGVRHYCAASFPGMRERTVVVNSFSKTYAMTGFRIGFAVGPEDIISAMILIHQYAVTCVNGPTQYAALEALTGPQDFVVEMVREFDRRRRLVCKRINEIEGLSCITPKGAFYVFPNIKAFGMSSKDFAQFLLKEARVVTVPGSGFGKYGEGYLRLSYATSYEQLEEAMNRIEKAVKKLKKPGSF; encoded by the coding sequence ATGTTGGAGCAAAAATTAAGAAAGGCCAAAAGAGTGGAGAAACTTAAAATTTCGGAAATTAGACGCTTTTTCGCTGCAGCAAGGCTTTATCCAGACGCAATTAACTTAGGAATAGGCGAACCTGACTTTACTTCACCAAAAAACGTTATAAAAGCAGCGGAAAAGGCAATGGAAGAAGGAAAAACTCATTATACCCCTACAAATGGAATTCCGGAGCTTTTAGAGGCAATAGCCGAAAAGACACGGGGAGATTACAACCTTAACTATAATCCTGAAACCGAAATTCTAGTAACAGCCGGAGCAGTCGAAGCCGTTTTCCTTGCCTTAATGGCTACTATAAATCCCGGCGATGAAGTGCTCATCCCTGATCCCGGATTTGTTGTTTATCAGCCTATAGTTGAACTGGCTGAGGGGGTTCCAGTATCAATACCCTTGAGGGAAGAGAACGGTTTCAGGTTTAACGCCGATACTGTGAGGTCACTAATCACAGAGAAGTCACGGGTTCTACTATTAAATTCGCCCCATAACCCTACTGGTTCTGTTCTTTCCTATGAGGATTTGAGTTCGATAGCGAAGCTTGCTGTTGAGCATGATTTGATTGTGATTTCTGACGAGGTTTATGAGAAAATCACATATGATGGTGTTCGGCATTACTGTGCTGCTTCCTTCCCCGGGATGCGTGAAAGAACGGTTGTGGTGAATTCCTTTTCGAAAACTTATGCTATGACTGGTTTTAGGATAGGTTTTGCTGTTGGGCCTGAAGACATTATTTCGGCTATGATTTTGATTCATCAATATGCTGTTACTTGTGTTAATGGTCCAACGCAGTATGCAGCCTTGGAGGCTCTCACTGGTCCTCAAGACTTCGTTGTTGAGATGGTTCGGGAGTTTGATAGGAGAAGAAGGCTTGTTTGTAAGCGGATTAATGAAATAGAAGGGCTTAGCTGCATAACTCCAAAGGGCGCCTTCTACGTGTTTCCTAACATTAAGGCTTTTGGCATGTCATCTAAAGACTTCGCGCAGTTTCTACTTAAGGAAGCAAGGGTTGTCACTGTTCCTGGCTCCGGATTTGGAAAATATGGAGAGGGCTATCTCAGGCTTTCTTATGCTACCTCATACGAGCAACTTGAGGAAGCCATGAATAGAATTGAAAAGGCTGTAAAGAAATTAAAGAAGCCGGGCAGTTTCTAG